The Oncorhynchus kisutch isolate 150728-3 linkage group LG20, Okis_V2, whole genome shotgun sequence genome has a segment encoding these proteins:
- the LOC116355556 gene encoding uncharacterized protein LOC116355556, which yields MKASGSPWFLMEIPPGISMSASPRCPHEDSSADEYGADSSADKYGAGSSADEYGADSSADEYGADSSADKYGADSSADEYGAGSSVDEYGADSSADKYGADSRADKYGADSSADEYGADSSADKCGADSSADEYGAGSSADKYGADSSADKYGADSSADKYGADSSADEYGAGSSADKYGADSSADKYGADSNADKYGADSSADEYGAGSSADKYGADSSADKYGADSSADEYGADSSADKYGADSSADKYGAYSSADEYGADSSADKYGADSSADKYGADSSADKYGADSSADEYGADSSADKYGADSSADEYGADSSADEYGADSSADEYGADSSADEYGAGRAEVESHQ from the coding sequence CAGCAGTGCTGATGAATACGGTGCAGACAGCAGTGCTGATAAATACGGTGCAGGCAGCAGTGCTGATGAATACGGTGCAGACAGCAGTGCTGATGAATATGGTGCAGACAGCAGTGCTGATAAATATGGTGCAGACAGCAGTGCTGATGAATACGGTGCAGGCAGCAGTGTTGATGAATACGGTGCAGACAGCAGTGCTGATAAATACGGTGCAGACAGCAGGGCTGATAAATACGGTGCAGATAGCAGTGCTGATGAATATGGTGCAGACAGCAGTGCTGATAAATGCGGTGCAGACAGCAGTGCTGATGAATACGGTGCAGGCAGCAGTGCTGATAAATATGGTGCAGACAGCAGTGCTGATAAATACGGTGCAGACAGCAGTGCTGATAAATATGGTGCAGACAGCAGTGCTGATGAATACGGTGCAGGCAGCAGTGCTGATAAATATGGTGCAGACAGCAGTGCTGATAAATATGGTGCAGACAGCAATGCTGATAAATACGGTGCAGACAGCAGTGCTGATGAATACGGTGCAGGCAGCAGTGCTGATAAATATGGTGCAGACAGCAGTGCTGATAAATACGGTGCAGACAGCAGTGCTGATGAATACGGTGCAGACAGCAGTGCTGATAAATATGGTGCAGACAGCAGTGCTGATAAATATGGTGCATACAGCAGTGCTGATGAATACGGCGCAGACAGCAGTGCTGATAAATACGGTGCAGACAGCAGTGCTGATAAATACGGTGCAGACAGCAGTGCTGATAAATACGGTGCAGACAGCAGTGCTGATGAATACGGTGCAGACAGCAGTGCTGATAAATACGGTGCAGACAGCAGTGCTGATGAATACGGTGCAGACAGCAGTGCTGATGAATACGGTGCAGACAGCAGTGCTGATGAATACGGTGCAGACAGCAGTGCTGATGAATACGGTGCAGGCAGAGCAGAGGTTGAGTCCCACCAATAG